TACAGCGGGTGCCAGGTGGGACTGCCAGGTGGTTTACAGCGAGTTCCTGGTGGTTTACAGCGAATGCCAGGTGGGAGTGCCTGGTGGTTTACGGCGGGTGCAGGGGGCTTTACGGCGAGTGCCTTACAGCGGGTGCCGGGTGCTTTACAGCGGGTGCCAGGTAGGAGTGCCTGGTGGTTTACAGCAGGTGCCGGGTGCCTTACGGCGAGTGCCGGGTGCCTTACGGCGAGTGCCGGGTGGGAGTGCCTGGTGGTTTACGGCGAGTGCCGGGTGGGAGTGCCGGGGGCTTTACGGCGAGTGCAGGGGGCTTTACGGCAAGTGGCTTACAGCGGGTGCCAGGTGCCTTACAGCGGGTGCCAGGTGGGACTGCCAGGTGGTTTACAGCGAGTGCCTGGTGGTTTACAGCGAGTGCCTGGTGGTTTACAGCGAGTGCAGGGGGCTTTACGGCAAGTGGCTTACAGCGGGTGCCAGGTGCCTTACAGCGGGTGCCAGGTGGGACTGCCAGGTGGTTTACAGCGAGTGCCTGGGGGCTTTACAGCGAGTGCCTGGTGGTTTACAGCGAGTCCAGGGGGAGTGACGGCAAGCGGCTGACAGCGGGTGCCAGGTGCCTTACAGCGGGTGCCAGGTGGGACTGCCAGGTGGTTTACAGCGAGTGCCTGGTGGTTTACAGCGAGTGCCTGGTGGTTTACAGCGAGTGCAGGGGGCTTTACGGCAAGTGGCTTACAGCGGGTGCCAGGTGCCTTACAGCGGGTGCCAGGTGGGACTGCCAGGTGGTTTACAGCGAGTGCCTGGTGGTTTACAGCGAGTGCCTGGTGGTTTACAGCGAGTGCAGGGGGCTTTACGGCAAGTGGCTTACAGCGGGTGCCAGGTGCCTTACAGCGGGTGCCAGGTGGGACTGCCAGGTGGTTTACAGCGAGTGCCTGGTGGTTTACAGCGAGTGCCTGGTGGTTTACAGCGAGTGCAGGGGGCTTTACGGCAAGTGGCTTACAGCGGGTGCCAGGTGCCTTACAGCGGGTGCCAGGTGGGACTGCCAGGTGGTTTACAGCGAGTGCCGGGTGCTTTACAGCGGGTGCCAGGTAGGAGTGCCTGGTGGTTTACAGCAGGTGCCGGGTGCCTTACGGCGAGTGCCGGGTGCCTTACGGCGAGTGCCGGGTGGGAGTGCCTGGTGGTTTACGGCGAGTGCCGGGTGGGAGTGCCGGGGGCTTTACGGCGAGTGCAGGGGGCTTTACGGCAAGTGGCTTACAGCGGGTGCCAGGTGCCTTACAGCGGGTGCCAGGTGGGACTGCCAGGTGGTTTACAGCGAGTGCCTGGGGGCTTTACAGCGAGTGCCTGGTGGTTTACAGCCGGGTCCCGGGTGGGAGTGCCGGGTGCTTTACAGCGGGTGTCGGGTGGGAGTGCCGGGTGCTTTACAGCCGGGTCCCGGGTGGGAGTGCCGGGGGCTTTACAGCCGGGTCCCGGGTGGGAGTGCCGGGGGCTTTACAGCGGGTGTCGGGTGGGAGTGCCGGGTGCTTTACAGCGAATGCCGGGTGGGAGTGCCTGGTGGTTTACAGCGGGTGCCGGGTGCCTTACAGCGGGTGCCAGGTAGGAGTGCCTGGTGGTTTACAGCGAGTGCCTGGTGGTTTACAGCGAGTGCCAGGTGGGACTGCCAGGTGGTTTACAGCGAGTGCCTGGTGGTTTACAACGAATGCCAGGTGGGAGTGCCTGGTGGTTTACAGCGGGCGCCGGGGGCTTTACAGCGGGCGCCGGGGGCTTTACAGCGGGCGCCGGGGGCTTTACAGCCGGGTGCCAGGTGGGAGTGCTTGGTGGTTTACAGTGGGTGCCGGGTGGGAGTGCTGGGTACTTTACAGCCGGGTCCCGGGTGGGAGTGCCAGGTGGTTTACAGCGAGTGCCGGGTGCTTTACAACCGGGTGGCTTACAGCGAGTGCCGGGTGCTTTACAGCGAATGCCGGGTGGGAGTGCCTGGTGGTTTACGGCGGGTGCCGGGTGGGAGTGCCTGGTGGTTTACGGCGGGTGCCGGGTGGGAGTGCCTGGTGGTTTACGGCGGGTGCCGGGTGGGAGTGCCGGGGGCTTTACGGCGAGCGCAGGGGGCTTTACGGCAAGTGGCTTACAGCCGGTGTCGGGTGCTTTACAGCGGGTGTCGGGTGGGAGTGCCGGGTGCTTTACAGCCGGATGGGAGTGCCGGGTGCTTTACAGCGAATGCCAGGTGGGAGTGCCTGGTGGTTTACAGCAGGTGTCGGGGGCTTTACAGCGAGTGCCTGGGGCTTTACAGCGGGTGCCGGGTGCCTTACAGCGGGTGCCAGGTGGGACTGCCAGGTGGTTTACAGCGAGTGCCTGGTGGTTTACAGCGGGTGTCGGGTGGGAGTGCCTGGTGGTTTACAGCGGGTGTCGGGTGGGAGTGCCTGGTGGTTTACAGCGGGTGTCGGGTGGGAGTGCCTGGTGGTTTACGGCGAGTGCCGGGTGGGAGTGCCTGGTGGTTTACGGCGAGTGCCGGGTGGGAGTGCCGGGGGCTTTACGGCAAGTGGCTTACAGCGGGTGCCGGGTGCTTTACAGCGGGTGTCGGGTGGGAGTGCCGGGTGCTTTACAGCGGGTGTCGGGTGGGAGTGCCGGGTGCTTTACAGCGGGTGTCGGGTGGGAGTGCCGGGTGCTTTACAGCGAATGCCGGGTGGGAGTGCCTGGTGGTTTACAGCGGGTGCCGGGTGCCTTACAGCGGGTGCCAGGTAGGAGTGCCTGGTGGTTTACAGCAGGTGCCGGAAGCTTTACAGCGGGTGCCAGGTGGGACTGCCAGGTGGTTTACAGCGAGTGCCTGGTGGTTTACAACGAATGCCAGGTGGGAGTGCCTGGTGGTTTACAGCGGGCGCCGGGGGCTTTACAGCGGGCGCCGGGGGCTTTACAGCGGGCGCCGGGGGCTTTACAGCCGGGTGGTTTACAGCGGGTGCCGGGGGCTTTACAGCCGGGTGCCAGGTGGGAGTGCCAGGTGGTTTACAGCGAGTGCCGGGTGCTTTACAACCGGGTGGCTTACAGCGAGTGCCGGGTGCTTTACAGCGAATGCCGGGTGGGAGTGCCTGGTGGTTTACGGCGGGTGCCGGGTGGGAGTGCCGGGGGCTTTACGGCGAGTGCAGGGGGCTTTACGGCAAGTGGCTTACAGCCGGTGTCGGGTGGGAGTGCCGGGTGCTTTACAGCCGGGTGGGAGTGCCGGGTGCTTTACAGCGAATGCCAGGTGGGAGTGCCTGGTGGTTTACAGCGAATGCCAGGTGGGAGTGCCTGGTGGTTTACAGCGAATGCCAGGTGGGAGTGCCTGGTGGTTTACAGCGAATGCCAGGTGGGAGTGCCTGGTGGTTTACAGCAGGTGTCGGGGGCTTTACAGCGAGTGCCTGGGGTTTTACAGCGGGTGCCGGGTGCCTTACAGCGGGTGCCAGGTGGGACTGCCAGGTGGTTTACAGCGAGTGCCTGGTGGTTTACAGCAAATGCCAGGTGGGAGTGCCTGGTGGTTTACAGCGGGTGTCGGGTGCTTTACAGCGAGTGCCGGGGGCTTTACAGCGCGCGCCGGGGGCTTTACAGCGCGCGCCGGGGGCTTTACAGCGCGCGCCGGGGGCTTTACAGCGCGCGCCGGGGGCTTTACAGCCGGTGCCGGGTGCTTTACAGCCGGGTGCCAGGTGGGAGTGCTTGGTGGTTTACAGTGGGTGCCGGGTGGGAGTGCTGGGTACTTTACAGCCGGGTCCCGGGTGGCAGTGCCAGGTGGCTTACAGCGAGTGCCGGGTACTTTACAGCCGGGTCCCGGGTGGCAGTGCCAGGTGGCTTACAGCGAGTGCCGGGTGCCTTACAGCCGGGTGCCAGGTGGCTTACAGCGAGTGCCGGGTGCCTTACAGCCGGGTGCCAGGTGGCTTACAGCGAGTGCCGGGTGCCTTACAGCGAGTGCCGGGTGGGACTGCCGGGTGGTTTACAGCGGGTGTCGGGTGGGAGTGCCGGGTGGTTTACAGCCAGGTGGGAGTGCCGGGTGCTTTACAGCGAATGCCAGGTGGGAGTGCCGGGTGCTTTACAGCGGGTGCCAGGTGGGAGTGCCTGGTGGTTTACAGCGGGTGCCAGGTGGGAGTGCCTGGTGGTTTACAGCGGGTGCCAGGTGGGAGTGCCTGGTGGTTTACAGCGGGTGCCAGGTGGGAGTGCCTGGTGGTTTACAGCGGGTGCCAGGTGGTTTATAGCGACCTTCTTCACATCACAGTACCGCCAGGCTGTGCACTATGGGTATTGTACTAGGGCCTGTGTATTACGGTAGGTTATTCTGACCTCTTCATATTTGCGGTCGGCCTCCTCAGCGATCTGCTTGGCTTCTCTCAGCTGAACCTCCAGCTGCTCCATCTTCTCCTCGTCCTTTAGAGCTCTGTTCTCGATCACCTTCATGcctctggggggggggggtaatcaTAATCATTATCAACATGTCCACTGAGGGAGGACACCTGACCCCAGACCCAGACTGACCCTGAACTTGTCCCCATCCCTCAGGATGTGTTTCAGGTGCGACTGACCTCTCGCTCTCGTCAGCCACCTTCTCCACCTCGTCCAGCTTATGGAGGGCGGCGGCCAGCCTCTCCTGGGCCCGGTCCAGGTTCTCCTCACTGAGCTGCAGACGCCGACCCAGAGCAGTCACCTCCGCCTCCGCCTGCAAGACACAGCGCAGGGAGGAGAAACATTCAGGTACTGACTCCTGATCAGCTGATTCACAGTCAGTGTCCGCCCTAAATACTGTGGTACTATGAGATAGTACTATTAGGAGCAGGTACTGCAGCAATAATAGTACTGTTCCACAGTACTGCAGAGCAGTCTCCTGGAACGTACCCGACGTTCCTCTTTCAACACATGCAGGTATTAATGGAATCTGACTGAACCTGAGGAGAACAGACCCTCCCACACCTGTAcaggtgtgttgtgtgtgtgcgtacctcctctctgctcctcttctccttctccacctccttctgCAGCCTCTCCGCTCGGTCTTCGGCCTCCTCCGCCTGCTCCTGCAGCACCTTgatcttcttcttcactgcatCGATGCTGTTCAGTCCTCCactcatcttcttcttctttttccttcaTTAACACACAGCGTCACGTTAAAACACCTGAAAGCTTCTCGTTTCGTCCCTTCTTCACGCCGACACGCCTTCCTAACATCACATCTGATTCACAATAAATACACAACTACTGGAAAACTATGTGCCCCCCCCCCGAAGGAAGGactcaaatatatatatatgtgtatgtatgtaggtTTTATACTCCAGCACCTAGGGCTGGACCGAATATTCCATCATTGGGTACACATTCGAGCGGCGCCCACAGAACGCaacgctccagttcacatcacagggaaaacaaaataaggCCGCTGGGTTTACAGCACTCTGTGGCAGCGCTGTAAACCCAGCGTGGCATTAAAAGCAAATTTTCTATAATAACGTGTTACTTTCTGAGACGGTGCTCATCTCCTCCTGCCCTGCACTGCAGCCACAACCTGGTTCTGCAGCATCTTCCAGTCTGCCTCCCTTTTCCCCGGCttaatttcaaaatgaaaactcGCTGTTAATTACTGTCCAGGCTCTAAAAGTGAGATTGGCTTTGCCAACAAGACGAAGCTGCTCCACACAGTGACGTCGCTGGAATCACAACACCTGCAGCCAATCATATGACGGGACATAAGAGCAGTAGTGTGCAGGTACTGAAAACGTTCAGATCAATGACTCAGTTCATTGATCATCTGATCAGCCAAATATTATCTACATTTAATACAAAGAGGGTTCAAACGCTGCTGCTTCCATCACGCCGATGCCAGCTGACGATCTGCTTGACGCCCTCATCCCCTCC
The sequence above is drawn from the Micropterus dolomieu isolate WLL.071019.BEF.003 ecotype Adirondacks unplaced genomic scaffold, ASM2129224v1 contig_14091, whole genome shotgun sequence genome and encodes:
- the LOC123966717 gene encoding tropomyosin alpha-4 chain-like (The sequence of the model RefSeq protein was modified relative to this genomic sequence to represent the inferred CDS: added 292 bases not found in genome assembly), yielding MSGGLNSIDAVKKKIKVLQEQAEEAEDRAERLQKEVEKEKRSREEAEAEVTALGRRLQLSEENLDRAQERLAAALHKLDEVEKVADESERGMKVIENRALKDEEKMEQLEVQLREAKQIAEEADRKYEEVARKLVMVEGELERAEDRAEQGESKCRILEEELKTVFTGSKSLEAQAEKYSLKEDRYEEEIKNLSSKLKEAETRAEFAERSVAKLEKTIDGLEDALTSARNANMELQATLNQTMEELNSC